One genomic segment of Suricata suricatta isolate VVHF042 chromosome 16, meerkat_22Aug2017_6uvM2_HiC, whole genome shotgun sequence includes these proteins:
- the PLEKHG2 gene encoding pleckstrin homology domain-containing family G member 2 isoform X5 — MNYPSSLALLRELSLSPPAALWLQERQAQLRHSLPLQSFLLKPVQRILKYHLLLQELGKHWAEGPGTGGREMVEEAIVSMTAVAWYINDMKRKQEHAARLQEVQRRLGGWTGPELSAFGELVLEGAFRGGGGGGPRLRGGERLLFLFSRMLLVAKRRGPEYTYKGHIFCCNLSVSESPRDPLGFKVSDLTIPKHRHLLQAKNQEEKRLWIHCLQRLFFENHPASIPAKAKQVLLENSLHCAPKSKPIPEPPTPPLGSPRPRDARSFTPGRRNTAPSPGPSATRRGRRQSEPVKDPYVVFAQNAKPRLKVRNVLAQGLGTRTPESGRKRWRRGGGPRPLPSIVFPCSQHAGSEGELYPPLEPQPPVPASGLPEDLEDTGPPTLEPSGTSITEEILELLNQRGLRDPGCPLQTPSNDIATFPGDSQVPGDSEALTFQAFPSRDSSEEEEEEELEMEEREPSPLHVLEGLESSSAAEIPDVPGLTQSPDVPNLPEIPSLSEIPKIPHLPSLSDISSVFEMPCLPAIPSVSDIPSLPSTPALPSDSWLPGPLREPEEALAPRRELFPGSSSTKLGVRASGGRAGRLEAEEGESFPDFQSRDITQDQGFSDELAFRSCSEIRSAWQALEQGQLTRPGFPEPLLILEDSDLSGGGGGGKAGAPSSERTASRVRELARLYSERIQQMQRAETRASANAPRRRPRALAQPQLSPSLPREQAEPGPLPAFGHVLVCELAFPLTCAQESVPLGPATRVQAATPLSKQGGCLGGQGLNVSNLPEQDRLGIQGPAATPLPEQEGLWNIPSVAGAPTPLAEQEDPPCDQVPATTLPGQEGRLETPAPATAPVPERRGHTDIHVPTSPAVPEQGHGSDVAVLATTTVLKKEGHLRGHSPTNTLLTRQGGCGDVQFPAAACQHAVTTLLAHGSSLSHATPGDTPLPLQHDLPDIQVPGTSPVPAHGGHLSRQPPANAPLPLPQDLSDIQVLATSPLPAHRSCLDRQIPADTPPSLPQNPSVPAATPLPQQQDLADTQVQAVQALPAMPKQGGLPDTHGPSATPLRQEQSFTDPHVQKLTPRLEQKSLTNVPVVASAALPEQEGSRDSPSLLPIPAQTTVVFSKPGGPPGSHVARSESSESTPPHSPPPPTRKLLGPNAAALSRYLAATYISQSLARRQGPGGEAPPASRGPWSSSAPASRAPSPPPQPQPPPPPARRLSYATTVNIHVGGGGRLRPAKAQVRLNHPALLATTQESVGLRRAQGAPDAPFHM; from the exons ATGAACTACCCGAG TTCCCTAGCCCTGCTGCGGGAGCTGTCGCTGTCCCCGCCCGCAGCCCTGTGGCTGCAGGAGCGCCAGGCCCAGCTCCGCCACTCGCTGCCCCTGCAGAGCTTCCTGCTGAAACCTGTTCAGCGCATCCTCAAGTACCATCTGCTGCTGCAG GAGCTGGGCAAGCACTGGGCTGAGGGCCCGGGCACCGGGGGCCGTGAGATGGTGGAGGAGGCGATTGTGTCCATGACAGCGGTCGCCTGGTACATCAACGACATGAAACGCAAGCAGGAGCATGCCGCCCGCCTCCAG GAAGTGCAGCGGCGGCTTGGCGGCTGGACTGGCCCGGAGCTCAGTGCTTTCGGGGAGCTGGTGCTAGAGGGTGCCTTCCGAGGTGGCGGAGGGGGCGGCCCCCGACTTCGAGGGGGCGAGAGGCTGCTGTTTCTTTTCTCGCGGATGCTGCTCGTGGCCAAACGCCGGGGGCCGGAGTACACGTACAAGGGCCACATCTTT TGTTGCAACCTGAGTGTGAGCGAGAGTCCTCGAGATCCCCTAGGGTTCAAGGTATCCGATCTGACTATTCCCAAACACAGGCACCTGCTCCAG GCCAAGAACCAAGAGGAGAAGAGGCTGTGGATTCACTGTCTCCAGCGCCTCTTCTTTGAGAACCACCCCGCCTCCATCCCCGCCAAG GCAAAACAAGTCCTCCTTGAAAACAGCCTGCACT GTGCTCCTAAAAGTAAGCCTATCCCAGAGCCCCCGACACCCCCTCTTGGGTCTCCCCGACCTCGGGATGCTAGAAGTTTCACCCCTGGACGAAGGAACACAG CTCCGTCTCCAGGACCCTCTGCCACCCGCCGTGGGCGCAGGCAGTCTG AGCCAGTAAAGGACCCATATGTTGTGTTTGCACAGAATG CTAAGCCTAGACTCAAGGTAAGAAATGTCTTAGCACAGGGTCTGGGGACCCGGACTCCTGAGTCTGGGAGGAAGAGatggcggaggggggggggcccTCGACCCTTGCCCTCCATCGTCTTTCCTTGCTCACAGCATGCTGGCAGTGAGGGGGAGCTCTACCCCCCCTTAGAGCCTCAGCCACCAGTTCCAGCTTCCGGACTTCCCGAGGACCTGGAGGACACTGGCCCCCCCACGCTGGAACCCTCCGGGACCTCGATCACTGAGGAGATCCTGGAACTGCTGAACCAAAGAGGCCTCCGGGATCCAGGG TGCCCACTACAGACACCCTCCAACGACATCGCCACGTTCCCTGGAGACTCCCAGGTGCCAGGCGACAGTGAAGCCCTCACATTCCAAGCCTTTCCCAGCCGGGACTcttcagaagaggaggaggaggaagagctggaGATGGAGGAACGGGAGCCTTCCCCGCTCCACGTCCTAGAAGGGCTCGAAAGTTCCAGTGCGGCTGAAATTCCCGACGTTCCCGGCCTTACCCAAAGTCCAGACGTACCCAACCTCCCAGAAATTCCCAGCCTGTCTGAAATTCCCAAGATTCCCCACCTTCCCAGCCTCTCTGACATTTCCAGTGTTTTTGAAATGCCCTGCCTTCCAGCCATACCTAGTGTCTCTGACATTCCTAGCCTTCCCAGCACTCCCGCCCTTCCCAGTGATTCCTGGCTTCCGGGGCCTCTGCGGGAGCCCGAGGAGGCTCTAGCCCCCAGGAGAGAACTGTTCCCGGGAAGCAGTTCCACCAAACTGGGAGTGCGGGCCtcagggggcagggcggggcggcTGGAGGCTGAAGAAGGGGAATCCTTCCCAGATTTCCAGTCCCGGGACATCACCCAAGATCAGGGATTCTCAGATGAGCTGGCATTCCGCTCTTGTTCAGAAATCCGGAGTGCCTGGCAGGCCCTGGAGCAGGGGCAGCTGACCCGGCCGGGTTTCCCGGAGCCACTGCTGATCCTGGAGGACTCGGATCTgagtggagggggcgggggtgggaaggCAGGAGCCCCGAGTTCAGAGAGGACAGCTTCCCGAGTGCGGGAGCTGGCCCGGCTTTACAGCGAGCGGATCCAGCAGATGCAGCGGGCGGAGACCCGGGCGTCGGCCAATGCGCCCCGCCGCCGGCCCCGTGCTCTGGCCCAGCCACAGTTGTCCCCGTCCCTGCCCCGTGAGCAGGCCGAGCCAG GGCCCCTGCCTGCCTTTGGACACGTGCTGGTATGTGAGCTGGCGTTCCCGCTGACGTGTGCCCAGGAATCTGTCCCTCTGGGTCCTGCCACCCGGGTTCAAGCTGCCACACCTTTGTCTAAGCAGGGAGGCTGCCTAGGCGGCCAGGGTCTAAATGTTTCAAATTTGCCTGAGCAAGACCGTCTGGGCATCCAGGGTCCGGCTGCTACCCCTTTGCCTGAGCAGGAAGGCCTCTGGAATATACCGAGTGTGGCTGGAGCCCCCACACCCTTGGCCGAGCAAGAAGACCCCCCATGTGATCAGGTTCCAGCTACAACTTTACCTGGTCAAGAAGGCCGCCTGGAAACCCCAGCTCCAGCTACCGCACCTGTGCCTGAGCGCAGAGGCCACACGGACATCCATGTTCCAACCAGCCCAGCTGTCCCCGAGCAGGGACATGGCTCTGATGTCGCAGTTTTGGCCACCACTACCGTGCTCAAGAAAGAAGGCCACCTACGGGGCCATAGTCCAACCAACACCCTGTTAACTAGGCAGGGAGGTTGCGGGGACGTTCAGTTCCCAGCTGCTGCTTGCCAGCACGCCGTCACCACTTTGCTGGCGCACGGAAGCAGCCTGAGCCATGCGACCCCAGGTGACACTCCCCTGCCCTTGCAGCATGACCTCCCGGACATCCAGGTCCCAGGAACTTCACCTGTGCCCGCACATGGAGGCCACCTGAGCCGCCAGCCCCCAGCCAAcgcccctctgcctctgccccaggacCTCTCGGACATTCAGGTTCTGGCTACCTCACCTCTGCCTGCGCACAGAAGCTGTCTAGACCGTCAGATCCCAGCCGACACCCCACCATCCTTGCCCCAGAACCCCAGCGTTCCAGCTGCCACACCTTTGCCCCAGCAACAAGACCTCGCGGACACCCAAGTCCAAGCCGTCCAAGCCCTCCCGGCTATGCCCAAGCAGGGAGGCCTCCCAGACACCCATGGTCCATCAGCCACACCTCTGCGTCAGGAACAAAGCTTCACAGACCCCCACGTCCAAAAACTCACACCTCGGTTGGAGCAGAAGAGCCTCACGAATGTTCCTGTCGTAGCCTCGGCAGCTCTGCCTGAGCAGGAAGGCTCTCGGGACAGTCCCAGCCTGTTGCCCATCCCTGCTCAGACCACCGTGGTTTTCTCCAAACCAGGAGGGCCCCCAGGCTCTCACGTTGCCAGGTCCGAGTCTTCAGagtccaccccaccccacagtcCCCCTCCTCCCACGCGTAAGCTCCTGGGTCCCAACGCAGCGGCCCTCTCCAGATACCTGGCAGCCACGTACATCAGCCAGAGCCTCGCTCGGAGACAAGGGCCTGGGGGAGAAGCCCCCCCAGCCTCCCGGGGTCCCTGGTCCTCCTCCGCCCCCGCATCGCgggcaccatcaccaccaccccagcctcagcccccgccacccccagccaggaggcTCAGCTATGCCACCACGGTTAACATCCacgtcgggggcggggggcggctgCGGCCGGCCAAGGCCCAGGTCAGGTTAAATCATCCTGCGCTCTTGGCCACCACCCAGGAATCTGTGGGCCTTCGTAGGGCCCAGGGAGCTCCTGATGCCCCTTTCCACATGTGA